One genomic region from Pseudobacteriovorax antillogorgiicola encodes:
- a CDS encoding ABC transporter ATP-binding protein: MEAQLKIDGLQKIYDNKVQVLNDINLEIEKNEFLVLVGPSGCGKSTLLRTIAGLETVTQGKISIAGREVTKLAPADRNIAMVFQDYALYPHMSVRDNLAFGLKMRKRPKDEIESEIMRAAKILDIEHLLDRKPSQLSGGQRQRVAIGRAIVRRASLFLFDEPLSNLDAKLRTQTRIELADLHQKIGATSVYVTHDQVEAMTLADRIVVLDGGDIQQIGSPMELYDRPANKFVASFIGSPNMNFFDGTLKISGSQKVFEFEGGHFDFSDAETPMEEGRFCLGLRPEAMKVLTQEGREAQGAEDFKMIVTLQEPHGHETHMVGLIGEKQVIIRSANPKRLAVMNRAKKGDTLTLSVDRKALHWFEDTDFGRRIDV, translated from the coding sequence ATGGAAGCACAGCTAAAGATTGACGGACTACAAAAGATTTATGACAACAAGGTTCAAGTCCTTAACGACATTAACCTTGAAATCGAGAAGAATGAGTTTCTGGTGCTGGTAGGCCCTTCGGGCTGCGGAAAGTCTACCCTTCTTCGTACCATTGCAGGCCTAGAGACTGTAACGCAAGGAAAGATCTCTATTGCGGGACGGGAAGTTACCAAGCTAGCCCCAGCGGATCGCAATATTGCAATGGTATTTCAGGACTACGCTCTTTACCCTCATATGTCGGTTCGCGACAACCTCGCGTTTGGCCTGAAGATGCGCAAACGCCCCAAAGATGAAATTGAATCCGAGATCATGAGAGCTGCTAAGATTCTTGATATCGAACACCTTCTGGATCGTAAGCCTTCCCAGCTTTCTGGGGGCCAACGGCAGAGGGTTGCTATCGGTCGGGCCATCGTCCGTCGTGCAAGTTTATTTTTATTTGATGAGCCCCTCTCAAACCTTGATGCTAAACTACGAACCCAGACAAGGATCGAGCTCGCCGATCTTCACCAAAAAATTGGCGCAACATCCGTTTATGTCACCCATGATCAAGTGGAAGCGATGACTCTTGCAGATCGGATCGTAGTCTTAGATGGCGGCGACATTCAGCAAATTGGCTCGCCTATGGAGCTTTACGATCGTCCCGCCAATAAGTTTGTTGCATCCTTTATTGGTAGCCCCAACATGAACTTCTTCGACGGCACCTTGAAAATTAGCGGTAGCCAGAAGGTCTTTGAATTCGAAGGTGGACACTTCGATTTCAGTGATGCTGAAACTCCAATGGAAGAAGGCCGCTTCTGCTTAGGTTTACGACCTGAAGCCATGAAGGTTCTGACTCAAGAAGGCCGTGAGGCTCAAGGCGCAGAAGATTTTAAAATGATTGTGACTCTTCAAGAGCCCCACGGTCATGAAACTCATATGGTCGGACTGATTGGTGAGAAGCAAGTTATTATTCGGAGTGCGAACCCTAAGCGACTGGCTGTCATGAATCGAGCAAAAAAGGGAGATACGCTGACCCTTTCTGTCGATCGCAAAGCCCTCCACTGGTTTGAGGATACGGATTTCGGACGCCGCATCGACGTATAG
- a CDS encoding sugar ABC transporter permease, whose translation MIKIGKTGPARVLLVHLALSFACIIATFPVFRVVAISFRNTDTVASTETLKFPPRGEASFGDYVQFFGDAVIPYELFRSPDIPEGMDTVDEGDAAPTDEDLDDFEDEFASLDAEDEKPKIRYWYSNYVDLFTEYLFLQWIYNSLIIAFSASFIGVFLAATTAYAFARFNFPGKQFANGFLFTTQMIPAPMMIIPVYLVVKSLNLGNTYAGLVLAMSVTTLPFSIMVLRGYFETIPKSLEDAARVDGCNPISTFFRILLPLSTPALAIAFLFSFTSAWTEFLLASTLIDDVELRPWTLGLMEFSGSFDSRWGLFAAGSVVIAIPSMMLFLYSSKYVVSGLTVGSVKG comes from the coding sequence ATGATTAAAATCGGAAAGACCGGCCCAGCGAGGGTTTTACTAGTCCATCTTGCCTTAAGTTTTGCATGTATCATTGCAACGTTTCCGGTATTTCGCGTGGTAGCAATATCGTTTCGCAACACTGATACTGTAGCAAGCACCGAGACGCTCAAATTCCCTCCTCGTGGAGAGGCTAGCTTTGGAGACTACGTGCAGTTCTTCGGGGATGCAGTCATTCCTTATGAGCTATTTCGATCTCCAGATATTCCAGAGGGAATGGATACTGTCGATGAGGGTGACGCTGCACCGACGGACGAAGACCTCGATGATTTCGAAGATGAGTTTGCCTCCTTGGACGCCGAGGACGAAAAGCCAAAGATCCGCTACTGGTATTCGAACTACGTGGATCTTTTTACGGAATACCTTTTCCTCCAGTGGATCTATAACTCTTTGATCATCGCCTTCTCCGCATCCTTTATCGGGGTATTTTTAGCTGCTACAACAGCCTATGCCTTCGCTCGTTTTAACTTTCCAGGCAAGCAGTTTGCCAACGGCTTTCTCTTCACCACACAGATGATTCCCGCACCGATGATGATCATTCCAGTGTATCTCGTAGTGAAAAGCTTGAACTTAGGCAACACCTATGCCGGCCTTGTGCTCGCAATGTCCGTCACAACGCTACCATTCTCCATCATGGTCCTTCGAGGATATTTTGAAACGATCCCTAAAAGCCTAGAAGATGCCGCTCGGGTCGATGGCTGCAACCCCATATCAACCTTCTTCCGCATCTTACTACCGCTTTCAACTCCGGCCCTCGCGATCGCATTCCTATTCAGCTTCACATCAGCCTGGACCGAATTCCTGCTCGCCTCGACTCTTATCGATGACGTTGAGCTACGACCTTGGACTTTAGGCTTAATGGAATTCAGTGGAAGTTTCGACTCCCGATGGGGTCTTTTTGCGGCAGGTAGTGTTGTGATCGCTATCCCAAGCATGATGCTCTTCCTGTACTCCTCTAAATATGTCGTCAGTGGTCTCACTGTTGGCAGCGTTAAAGGCTAG
- a CDS encoding extracellular solute-binding protein — MKIMNRMTVLCSLWLAGSSAMAETIKIDLWEQDSPEAAKEMDKWISVFAKRNPNIKVVRQHYENEELRAKFLRSSVTGDGADLVYGPNDLAGVFKTASVIQPVDEWLKKDQFNPTALGVMSLEGKTWGVPVSEGNHLMLFYNKAMVSQAPDSFDALIKEGKKHTNPKENKYGLAMFQSEPFWFMPILGGHGGWPLSESGNKTNVTINNDKTKAALQFLVDLKNKHQILPKDCDYDCAKSMFLAGKAPYHINGDWEVKTLREKLGKNLGIAPIPKIASTGKWSTPLLGGRFVFINKAATGKRLEAAKAFIKFITEEQVQLRMATKLDRIPATIKVRSSKKVQSLDSLQPLIDAAAHAKPSPSQVEMRAAWDGMRIMVQRALSGKETVAQAVATGQKAADEALGAIREKGEKSH; from the coding sequence ATGAAGATTATGAACCGAATGACAGTTCTCTGTTCGCTTTGGCTTGCAGGTAGCAGCGCCATGGCGGAAACCATCAAAATCGACTTATGGGAGCAGGATTCTCCCGAAGCAGCAAAGGAAATGGACAAGTGGATCAGCGTTTTTGCAAAGCGAAATCCCAATATCAAGGTCGTTCGTCAACACTATGAAAATGAGGAGCTTCGAGCAAAGTTCTTGCGCTCATCTGTGACTGGTGATGGCGCTGATCTCGTTTATGGCCCTAATGATCTTGCTGGAGTCTTCAAAACAGCATCGGTCATTCAACCAGTGGATGAGTGGCTGAAAAAAGACCAGTTCAATCCCACAGCACTTGGGGTGATGAGTCTCGAAGGTAAAACATGGGGTGTGCCAGTCAGTGAAGGCAACCACCTCATGCTTTTCTACAACAAAGCAATGGTTAGCCAAGCTCCCGACTCATTTGATGCCTTGATCAAAGAGGGCAAAAAGCACACCAATCCCAAGGAAAATAAGTATGGCCTCGCCATGTTCCAATCGGAACCTTTTTGGTTTATGCCTATCCTAGGTGGGCACGGTGGCTGGCCACTTTCTGAGTCTGGCAACAAGACCAATGTTACAATCAACAATGACAAGACGAAGGCAGCTCTTCAGTTTCTAGTCGACCTTAAAAACAAGCACCAGATCCTCCCCAAAGACTGCGACTACGATTGCGCTAAATCAATGTTCCTCGCAGGAAAGGCTCCTTATCACATCAATGGAGACTGGGAAGTCAAGACTCTACGGGAAAAGCTTGGCAAAAACTTAGGAATCGCTCCGATCCCTAAAATTGCTAGCACCGGCAAGTGGTCAACGCCATTGCTCGGTGGACGCTTTGTCTTCATTAACAAGGCTGCCACTGGCAAGCGTCTGGAAGCAGCGAAGGCCTTCATCAAGTTTATCACCGAAGAGCAAGTTCAGCTCCGTATGGCAACCAAGCTGGATAGAATTCCAGCTACCATTAAAGTTCGAAGCTCTAAGAAAGTTCAATCCCTCGATAGCTTGCAGCCGTTGATCGATGCTGCAGCACACGCGAAGCCGTCTCCTAGCCAAGTCGAAATGCGTGCCGCTTGGGATGGCATGCGCATCATGGTGCAACGAGCCCTTTCTGGCAAGGAAACTGTCGCACAGGCCGTAGCTACGGGTCAGAAAGCTGCTGATGAAGCCTTGGGCGCGATTCGTGAAAAAGGTGAGAAGTCCCACTAA
- a CDS encoding SDR family NAD(P)-dependent oxidoreductase: MISIMLSEPFELSGDDTFAYLQEVSRYSEWDDHVLESHQVDRGPIQIGTKFNVTYRILRQELTLYFVLSALKPGRDVLLEAQHDHFQVQTRFTIDNQAKRLSWQTSVHFDGIWNNASPVLKTILKSELSRSFQKLVRALNPSKQVPDLPDLKTQIEDHLLIPGLLRFSRLGYQWETNCRYPVIRKLNKHHIVITGASSGIGEAAARQLALLGADITIIARNEIKAKASVNRLRQESHSRKKHRYILADLSLARDVDRTIGELVKLDRPIDCLINNAGYLYQERQETDEGIEKSFALLLMAPYRLTLGVKNLLKRAPLAQVINVSSGGMYTQRLKADHLTQGLMPYDGTRTYAQLKRALVMLSELWAQEWEPDGILVHAMHPGWADTKSVAETLPRFYQITKAILRTPDEGADTITWLASHPDLSRTNGRFWMDRRVHPTVLIPGTNPRKTDYQILKETLQNFEPETPLPQ, encoded by the coding sequence ATGATATCAATCATGCTTTCCGAGCCGTTTGAACTCAGCGGCGATGATACGTTTGCTTACCTACAAGAGGTCTCCCGGTACTCAGAATGGGATGATCATGTACTGGAAAGCCATCAGGTAGATCGCGGCCCTATCCAAATTGGGACAAAGTTCAATGTTACCTACAGAATTTTACGCCAAGAACTGACCCTTTATTTCGTATTGTCAGCCTTAAAGCCTGGCCGAGACGTGCTTTTAGAAGCTCAACATGATCACTTTCAAGTTCAAACTCGCTTCACTATAGACAACCAAGCCAAACGGCTTAGCTGGCAGACTAGTGTTCATTTCGATGGTATTTGGAATAATGCGTCGCCGGTTTTGAAGACCATATTGAAGAGCGAACTTAGTCGTTCATTTCAAAAGCTCGTTCGCGCCCTAAACCCCTCTAAGCAAGTTCCAGACCTTCCAGACCTTAAAACTCAAATTGAAGATCATCTGTTGATACCAGGACTTTTGCGTTTCTCACGACTTGGCTACCAGTGGGAAACAAACTGTCGCTACCCAGTGATTCGCAAGCTAAACAAGCATCATATTGTCATCACCGGAGCCAGCTCTGGAATTGGCGAAGCCGCGGCAAGGCAACTGGCACTTCTAGGTGCTGACATCACCATCATTGCTCGCAACGAGATCAAAGCCAAGGCAAGCGTCAACAGGCTTCGCCAAGAAAGCCATAGCCGCAAGAAGCATCGCTATATCCTTGCAGATCTGAGTCTCGCTCGGGACGTTGATCGAACCATTGGAGAACTCGTCAAGCTTGATCGCCCTATCGATTGCCTGATCAATAATGCCGGCTACCTGTATCAAGAAAGGCAGGAAACGGACGAAGGCATTGAGAAGTCCTTTGCCCTGCTGCTGATGGCACCCTATCGTCTGACACTAGGGGTCAAGAATTTGCTAAAAAGAGCCCCCCTTGCCCAGGTGATCAACGTTTCTTCTGGAGGCATGTATACCCAAAGACTCAAAGCCGATCACCTCACCCAAGGATTAATGCCCTACGATGGCACCCGAACCTATGCCCAGCTGAAACGAGCCCTAGTCATGCTTTCTGAGCTATGGGCTCAGGAATGGGAGCCAGATGGTATTCTAGTTCACGCCATGCACCCTGGCTGGGCCGACACCAAATCCGTTGCCGAGACATTGCCGCGATTTTACCAGATCACAAAAGCTATATTACGCACTCCAGACGAAGGCGCTGATACGATCACCTGGCTCGCCTCCCATCCTGACCTGAGCCGTACCAACGGCCGATTCTGGATGGATCGCCGAGTTCATCCCACAGTACTAATTCCCGGAACGAACCCGCGAAAAACGGACTATCAAATTCTAAAAGAGACCTTGCAAAATTTTGAACCAGAGACCCCACTGCCACAGTGA
- the hexR gene encoding transcriptional regulator HexR, producing the protein MNILQKISKARTSLSKSELKVADVVLADPNTTIRSSIASLARSAEVSEPTVNRFCRSLDCTGFPDFKLRVAQSLANGTPYVNSNVEPNDTVEDYANKIFEMTMASLEDARSNLDYHLIGRAVDALAQAKKIEFYGLGASASVAIDAQHKFFRLNTPVVAYTDIMMQRMSAAAIGRGDVVVVVSYTGRTIATVEAARLAKEAGATVIGITTPGSPLAQHCSITLGVETAEDTDVYTPAISRLVHLTIVDVLATGVTLRRGPDFLDHLKRVKDSLVETRFSRDIPPSLPN; encoded by the coding sequence ATTAACATCTTACAGAAAATCAGTAAGGCCAGGACATCCCTAAGCAAGTCTGAACTTAAGGTTGCTGACGTCGTTTTGGCTGATCCAAACACCACGATTAGGTCAAGTATTGCTAGCTTGGCACGCTCTGCCGAGGTTAGCGAACCCACAGTCAACCGCTTTTGCCGTAGCCTTGATTGCACAGGCTTCCCAGACTTCAAACTGAGGGTGGCCCAGAGCCTGGCAAATGGAACACCTTACGTCAATAGCAACGTAGAACCCAATGACACCGTGGAAGACTACGCCAACAAGATTTTCGAGATGACCATGGCGAGCCTAGAAGACGCTCGTAGCAATCTAGACTACCATTTGATTGGTCGCGCGGTGGACGCACTGGCCCAAGCGAAGAAAATTGAATTCTACGGCCTTGGTGCTTCAGCATCAGTAGCCATAGATGCTCAGCATAAATTTTTCCGCCTCAATACTCCTGTCGTAGCCTACACAGACATCATGATGCAACGGATGTCAGCAGCAGCGATAGGCCGTGGCGATGTGGTTGTCGTCGTCAGCTATACTGGCAGAACGATCGCGACAGTCGAAGCCGCAAGGCTTGCTAAAGAAGCAGGCGCAACGGTGATTGGCATCACCACCCCTGGCTCACCGCTAGCGCAACACTGCAGTATTACACTCGGGGTTGAAACAGCCGAAGATACTGACGTATATACTCCAGCGATATCGCGGCTTGTCCACCTTACCATCGTCGATGTACTTGCGACTGGCGTGACACTTCGTCGAGGGCCGGACTTTTTGGATCACCTCAAAAGGGTGAAAGATTCACTGGTCGAAACGCGTTTTTCTCGGGACATACCGCCATCGCTACCTAATTGA
- a CDS encoding carbohydrate ABC transporter permease codes for MSVSVLPALSELLFLLAILFGIVALGISYLWLNFRVWHYPMYLPFKILIGLSLGGFIYASGGSGLTSSFFASIPMFIGLYYKMGLKGEYRSPLYFMAPALFGIIFLFLYPLVYEFYLSFTDLSLKTFADWIQTGSVPFAGIQNYIDVFKDRATGQSFVFVLWRTMVWTFVNLFFHLSIGLALALLLNAKGLKGVGVYRTILTLPWVIPQVIAVLVWRADFNESVGFINQFIKVMNQLVSFEWNGSIIAPLTWFGFEPQAWFLDEDALFAAACIVNIWLGIPFMMINCLGALQSIPGSVYEASSIDGASWLQKFRHITLPLLKPVMVPAAMLGAIWTFNNLNVIYLMTDQGRYEGADILVTDLFKQSFTYYRYGFAAAYSFVIFAILCVLTVIQVKVSRSNEAKAA; via the coding sequence ATGAGCGTCTCCGTATTACCAGCCTTAAGTGAACTGCTATTCCTGCTAGCTATTCTTTTTGGAATTGTAGCCCTGGGTATTAGCTACCTGTGGCTCAATTTTAGAGTTTGGCACTACCCCATGTACCTGCCGTTTAAAATTCTTATTGGCTTAAGCCTAGGAGGTTTTATCTATGCAAGCGGTGGATCTGGGCTAACGAGTAGCTTTTTCGCATCGATACCGATGTTTATCGGGTTGTATTATAAGATGGGTCTTAAGGGTGAGTATCGTTCGCCTCTTTATTTCATGGCCCCCGCCCTATTCGGCATCATATTCTTGTTTCTTTACCCCCTTGTCTATGAGTTCTATCTCTCATTTACAGATCTCAGTTTGAAGACTTTCGCCGACTGGATTCAAACAGGGAGTGTGCCATTCGCTGGCATTCAAAACTATATCGATGTATTCAAAGATAGAGCTACTGGACAATCCTTTGTTTTTGTCCTTTGGCGAACCATGGTGTGGACCTTCGTCAACCTATTCTTCCATCTCAGTATCGGTCTCGCTCTAGCACTGCTCCTCAATGCAAAAGGGCTCAAGGGTGTGGGCGTATACCGCACGATTCTGACATTACCATGGGTGATTCCTCAGGTCATTGCTGTTCTCGTATGGCGCGCTGACTTCAACGAGAGCGTGGGATTCATCAATCAATTTATTAAGGTTATGAATCAACTCGTTTCATTTGAGTGGAATGGTTCTATCATAGCTCCATTGACTTGGTTTGGATTCGAGCCTCAGGCCTGGTTCCTTGATGAAGATGCGCTCTTCGCCGCAGCTTGCATCGTTAACATCTGGCTCGGTATTCCATTCATGATGATCAATTGCTTAGGCGCTTTACAGTCCATTCCAGGCAGCGTGTATGAAGCATCATCGATCGATGGTGCAAGCTGGCTACAAAAATTCAGGCATATCACTTTACCTCTACTTAAACCAGTCATGGTACCTGCAGCGATGCTAGGCGCTATATGGACTTTCAACAACCTCAATGTCATTTATCTGATGACCGACCAAGGGCGATACGAGGGCGCTGATATCCTAGTCACGGATCTTTTCAAACAGAGCTTCACATACTATCGTTATGGTTTCGCAGCAGCCTACTCCTTCGTTATTTTTGCGATTCTATGCGTTTTAACGGTAATCCAAGTGAAGGTTTCTCGAAGCAACGAAGCAAAGGCGGCATGA
- a CDS encoding glycoside hydrolase family 15 protein: protein MLQSLLARGRLMVGFGTNLDPSEDLLHSGKRGHGCRPTIFFGPKRDALSLITRQVHTSIILKPRRHKDFETKVFVLDFPAGDPETSKQWREATDDFGGQIFPKAEYLPLKEASSQLMPDADVYRQAFEILDAHSSWQNKLKIHIETFVWNDQLRERLSIEGAQDFQAWLIHWHKPEIGAANLLQSTHVDEDQGALTSFRHQVFFSVKGYHGSQAADLAFAECGWNQQGHFARDRFKDILSSISHRDDVLGYYYASESKTGNSKLSLEPKSLDAIGQTDGLAVWSWNTNESFELAYSLDNSLDSFAERSAKPFAKDLELALDTDRKWLASKTAAPEYLDSRAKEIYQRTLLTLKQMQDPEGGIIAAPEFHYPFTHCGGYGYCWGRDAGFISYAMDVCGMHEESAEFYRYMAKCQSADGSFLHRHDMDGNLGASWGHLQPDETGSVVFGIWQHVKLANNKDLAEELRSMVERATNWLVESKHSTDPELPIEGHDLWEERIGVHYYAVGAMAAGIKAGIDLYNFMSWDAPQTWQQAFDNLKALAHSDRFIERRDQQAFFARTLLRKLDRATKSNMDQVGAKTLTQTNKAGRDEYLLERDFVTDISQLGAGYPYGVFDYENNGSEWDQLIDVTFEQLWRPGVGGIGRYEADHYRDGNPWVLATLWLALAADERGKTDMARQCWQWVYEHASPEGLLAEQIDPKTGKPAWVMPLTWSHAMYGLAVHQLREEVVK, encoded by the coding sequence ATGCTACAATCATTGTTAGCGAGAGGACGTTTGATGGTTGGCTTCGGTACCAACCTTGATCCTAGCGAAGATCTTTTACATTCTGGAAAACGCGGACATGGATGCCGACCAACGATTTTCTTCGGCCCCAAGCGTGATGCCCTCAGTTTGATTACTCGTCAAGTTCATACAAGCATCATTTTAAAACCAAGACGTCATAAGGACTTCGAAACTAAGGTCTTTGTTCTCGACTTTCCTGCCGGTGACCCAGAGACATCGAAGCAGTGGCGCGAGGCGACCGATGACTTCGGTGGCCAAATTTTCCCTAAAGCTGAATACCTGCCTCTCAAAGAAGCGTCCAGCCAATTGATGCCTGACGCTGACGTCTATCGACAGGCATTTGAAATTCTAGACGCCCACAGCTCATGGCAGAATAAGCTGAAGATCCATATTGAAACCTTCGTTTGGAATGATCAACTTCGTGAACGCCTATCTATCGAAGGTGCACAAGATTTCCAAGCTTGGCTTATTCATTGGCATAAGCCTGAAATCGGCGCTGCAAACCTGCTGCAAAGTACTCATGTCGACGAAGATCAGGGAGCGCTCACATCGTTTCGCCATCAAGTATTTTTCAGCGTGAAAGGCTACCATGGCTCGCAAGCCGCAGATCTAGCTTTTGCAGAATGCGGCTGGAATCAGCAGGGTCACTTTGCAAGAGATCGTTTCAAGGACATCTTAAGCAGTATTTCTCATCGAGACGATGTCCTGGGCTACTACTACGCATCCGAAAGCAAGACTGGAAATAGCAAACTTTCCCTGGAACCGAAGTCCCTAGATGCGATCGGACAAACTGACGGCCTTGCAGTTTGGAGTTGGAACACTAATGAAAGCTTTGAACTGGCATACTCCCTAGACAATAGCCTCGACTCCTTCGCAGAGCGCAGCGCCAAACCATTTGCCAAAGACCTTGAGCTTGCTCTAGATACCGACAGAAAGTGGCTAGCCAGTAAAACAGCTGCTCCTGAATACTTAGACAGCCGGGCGAAGGAAATTTACCAGCGCACCCTCTTAACGTTAAAGCAAATGCAAGACCCCGAAGGTGGGATCATAGCCGCTCCAGAGTTTCACTACCCATTTACCCATTGTGGTGGATATGGCTACTGCTGGGGCCGTGACGCTGGATTTATATCCTACGCGATGGATGTTTGCGGGATGCACGAAGAATCCGCTGAATTCTATCGCTATATGGCAAAGTGCCAAAGCGCGGATGGTAGCTTCCTCCACCGTCACGACATGGATGGCAACCTCGGTGCCAGTTGGGGTCATTTGCAACCTGACGAAACCGGTAGCGTGGTATTTGGGATTTGGCAGCATGTAAAGCTAGCCAACAATAAAGACCTCGCTGAAGAGTTGCGAAGCATGGTGGAAAGAGCAACTAACTGGCTCGTTGAAAGCAAGCATAGCACCGATCCAGAACTACCGATCGAAGGTCACGACCTTTGGGAAGAGCGCATTGGTGTTCACTACTACGCAGTCGGAGCCATGGCCGCGGGAATCAAAGCAGGTATTGACCTTTACAACTTCATGTCGTGGGATGCTCCTCAAACTTGGCAACAAGCCTTTGATAACCTGAAAGCCTTGGCACACTCAGATCGCTTTATTGAGCGGAGAGACCAGCAAGCGTTCTTCGCGCGTACCCTGCTTCGCAAGCTGGACCGCGCTACCAAATCAAATATGGATCAGGTCGGGGCCAAAACTCTTACCCAAACAAACAAGGCAGGGCGAGATGAATACCTTCTAGAGCGAGATTTCGTCACTGATATCTCGCAGCTTGGCGCGGGTTACCCATATGGGGTTTTCGATTACGAAAACAATGGCAGCGAATGGGATCAACTCATCGATGTTACCTTCGAGCAGCTGTGGCGACCAGGTGTTGGAGGCATCGGACGATACGAGGCTGATCATTACCGAGACGGTAATCCTTGGGTTCTCGCCACATTGTGGCTAGCCCTCGCTGCAGACGAGCGTGGCAAAACTGATATGGCCCGTCAATGCTGGCAGTGGGTCTACGAACATGCAAGCCCGGAAGGCTTGCTGGCCGAACAAATCGATCCCAAGACAGGCAAACCCGCATGGGTGATGCCTTTAACTTGGTCCCATGCAATGTATGGATTAGCAGTTCACCAATTGAGGGAAGAGGTGGTCAAATGA
- the zwf gene encoding glucose-6-phosphate dehydrogenase has protein sequence MLTEGYVGSYNIVLFGGNGDLAMRKLLPALYRLYSYNNLTLEGCIIGASRTELSRTEYEDLVHRNLQIHLDTDELDPVKWEGFRQKLRYARVDANDRSSFDVLKAMTQDSAVQRNMYYFSTSPSLFGSICSNLNTSGLVDRHSRVVLEKPIGEDLASSQVINDEVAKYFEECQIYRIDHYLGKETVQNLLSVRFANALFEPLWNSNAIDHVQITVAETVGVEGRWSYYDRAGALRDMVQNHLLQLLCLVAMEPPSSMDADAVRDEKLKVLKSLRTITSDEVNQKTVRGQYRPGAVNGKPVPGYIDEGGDGADSNTETFVALRAEIDNWRWAGVPFYLRTGKRMPVRYSEIVIQFKSVPHSIFNDDGNAIAQNKLIIRLQPEESIQLVMMNKVPGLEESMKLRAVPLNLSLTEAFDNPRTPAAYERLLLDVIRDNQTLFMRRDEIEAAWRWIDQIHHGWRVTMDRPKSYTAGSWGPAAAVALIVRDGQNWHD, from the coding sequence ATGCTTACAGAAGGCTACGTAGGCTCCTACAATATCGTTCTTTTCGGCGGCAATGGCGATTTAGCCATGCGGAAGCTACTTCCCGCGTTGTATCGCCTTTATTCTTATAACAACCTAACCCTTGAAGGGTGTATTATTGGCGCTTCAAGAACTGAACTGAGTCGTACTGAATATGAGGACCTGGTTCATAGGAATCTTCAGATCCATCTGGATACCGATGAACTTGATCCTGTCAAATGGGAGGGTTTTCGGCAAAAGCTACGCTATGCCAGAGTCGATGCAAATGATCGAAGTAGCTTCGACGTGCTTAAAGCGATGACCCAGGACAGCGCTGTTCAGCGAAATATGTACTACTTTTCAACGTCTCCGAGTTTATTCGGCAGTATTTGTTCGAACCTCAACACCTCTGGTTTGGTGGATCGTCACTCGCGGGTCGTGCTAGAAAAGCCGATCGGTGAAGATCTTGCTAGTTCTCAGGTGATCAATGACGAGGTCGCGAAGTATTTTGAAGAGTGTCAGATCTATCGAATCGACCATTACCTTGGCAAGGAAACGGTGCAAAACCTGCTCTCAGTTCGCTTTGCTAACGCTTTGTTCGAGCCACTATGGAACTCCAATGCCATCGATCACGTTCAGATCACAGTCGCTGAAACAGTTGGAGTGGAAGGTCGTTGGTCTTACTACGATCGAGCAGGAGCGCTCCGAGACATGGTGCAAAACCACCTGCTTCAACTACTATGTCTTGTCGCAATGGAGCCTCCGAGCTCTATGGACGCCGATGCTGTCCGCGATGAGAAACTGAAGGTCCTAAAGTCGCTGAGAACCATCACATCCGATGAAGTCAATCAGAAAACCGTCCGCGGCCAATACCGACCTGGAGCAGTCAATGGCAAGCCCGTGCCGGGCTATATCGATGAAGGTGGTGATGGAGCGGATTCCAATACCGAAACCTTTGTTGCACTCAGGGCAGAGATTGATAATTGGCGGTGGGCCGGGGTGCCGTTTTACCTCAGAACCGGCAAGCGTATGCCGGTTCGTTACTCAGAGATTGTTATCCAATTCAAATCTGTACCTCATTCGATTTTTAATGACGACGGCAATGCAATCGCACAGAATAAGCTCATTATTCGATTACAGCCGGAAGAAAGTATCCAGCTTGTCATGATGAACAAGGTGCCGGGTTTGGAAGAGTCAATGAAGCTGAGGGCTGTGCCGCTCAACCTTAGCCTGACAGAGGCATTTGATAATCCAAGAACTCCAGCGGCATACGAACGCTTGCTCTTGGATGTGATCCGCGATAATCAAACCTTATTTATGCGACGGGATGAAATTGAAGCCGCTTGGCGATGGATCGACCAGATTCATCACGGTTGGCGGGTGACTATGGATCGACCAAAGTCGTATACAGCAGGAAGCTGGGGACCGGCTGCGGCAGTTGCGCTGATTGT